One genomic window of Lepeophtheirus salmonis chromosome 5, UVic_Lsal_1.4, whole genome shotgun sequence includes the following:
- the LOC139905327 gene encoding zinc finger MYM-type protein 1-like produces MGTVQILYNFIEGSPKRSAIYKSVKITSKDEEHAKVMTLKNQSATRWSLRYDAVHAVSLGMVRIMKTLIIMRKDKDTLSSSTATSLLNSIFSHEFVFGIELLKTLLRHTSSLSDELQGRKVDLTKARKHVNLVIRTLEDLKNEKIFESIWKLAELKSSEMKSVFDQEDSIDLEFKEAKIPRRIKWKGTTESYFRETHFDVAINKIVLELESRFATDDTNITMDLIAIVNDSEVETCVIERVAKHYRLELEQLQSDHAIFQQFKADIDTEDMVSSQIAAELISSGVFRLMPELYKVIVILASMPISSCEAERSFSCLRRLKNHMRTTMDQERLSSLTLLNMDRVMVDKVLHEDMDSLIDTFASRKERKNFFF; encoded by the exons atggggacagtacaaattttatacaacttcattgaagggtcaccaaagaggtcagcaatctacaagtcggtgaagataacaagtaaagatgaggagcatgccaaggtgatgaccctgaagaaccagtctgctacccgctggagtctccgctacgatgctgtacacgctgtatctctagggatggtcagaatcatgaagaccctcataataatgagaaaagataaagatacattgtcgagttcaacagcaacttctctgctcaacagcatctttagtcacgaatttgttttcggcattgaactgttgaagacactcctcagacacacatctagcttgtcagatgaacttcaaggcagaaaggttgacctaacaaaggcccggaaacacgtcaacctagtgattaggactcttgaagatcttaagaatgagaaaatctttgaatcaatctggaaacttgctgagttgaagtcgtctgagatgaaatcagtatttgaccaggaggactcaattgatttggaattcaaggaggcgaagattccaaggagaataaagtggaaaggaacaactgaatcctacttccgtgaaacacatttcgatgttgcaatcaataagattgtattagagcttgagagcagatttgccaccgacgatacaaacatcacaatggatctcattgcaatcgtcaatgacagtgaagtggagacctgtgtcattgagcgtgtcgccaagcactacagacttgaactcgagcagctccagtcagaccatgcaatcttccagcaattcaag gcagatattgacacagaagacatggtttcgtcacaaattgctgcggagttaataagctcgggagtgttccgcctgatgccggagctatacaaggtgatcgttatcctggcctcaatgcccatcagcagctgtgaggcggagcggtcattctcctgtctcagaaggctcaagaaccacatgaggaccaccatggaccaggagaggctctcctccctcaccctcttgaacatggacagggtgatggtggacaaggtgctccatgaagacatggacagtttgattgacacctttgcgtcaaggaaagagaggaaaaacttcttcttctaa